The genomic stretch TTGAGTTTCTTGAGACATGAGACAGTAACATGTCAAATTACAACTGATGAAGTAAGAATAGAATGAAATTGAAGAAAGTCATAGCAGAAAATAGTTTTGCAGATATAGCCATACATAAAACATCATCAGgataaagaagaggaaaaagTCATTGCAGAAAACATTTTTGAAGATATATAGCCATACAAAAATATTCAGTTAAACAAACTTTTTTAAGTTATTAGATACTAATTGACTAACCTTTTAAGTTGATGGCTTAAGATTGAGGCAACAGAGAGTATGGAATGGTTGTTCCTCTCTATTTTTGTGTATGTATGAATTCTCCCCTTTTCAACAAGCCTATAGCTTAGATATAAGAAGTTTCAAAATTCGTGTGGAGGAGAAGAGGAATGGTTGTTAGGGACAAATGACAAAAATATGGTGGGACACCAAATCTGAAATACTCCCTTAGTTTCTTTAATTTGTTAGGATGAGCAGTATTGATATATTTACTCCCACTGTCCCATTTGAAAATTCGTGTGGAGCATTAGACAAGGTTCATTAGTGCTCTTATGTGACCATAGCAGTTCAAATCCAAGTTCTGGTTGAACACTGTTGGCGAAGCAGCAGTTCAAATCTGAGTTCTATCAGTGCAAGTGAATAATATAATGTGCTTTTGCCACTTTACTGTAGCATTGAGACGAGTGACCTCTATCTTTAGTTTACCACTTTACTATTTTTCTTTTAAGATTGAGGAAAGGACAAGAAAGGCTGGAGCTTTTGCTGATTTGGGTCCCAATGAAATCTTTCAAAATTCTACTCAATGATGAAATAATAGACTTGTGTTCTTTCTCCTCTTTAGTCATTATTAGGTTGTAAGAAGATGCCCTTTTGTATTATTTGTTCCATTCTACCTGCAGATACAAAGGTAAAACTGGATCAATTGCTACATAATGCAAATAATGACCCCCATCTGTGTCCTTGCATGTGCATGCAGGTAAAGCAAACACTAAGATTCAGATATATATTCTAACATGTAATTTTTTTCTGGCATCTTCTTGTAACGAAACTTGTAAAAGAAATGCTAAAATTCGGAAGAAACAAAATATTTCACATATCGGTGCCTCCAAACCTAACTCTAGAAGAAGGGCTGAAATGGTAATAATTCATTTTGGATACtttaattaaactaacaactaTTCCTAGTTAGTTAAGTTAATGCGAATTTGACCTTTTCATTTATAGATGGCTGAGACTGGACAAAAGTCTGGACGAGGACAACTTTATCTCGCTACACATAGGAATGAGGATGGATCATATGTTAATGAGGCGGCAAAAGAGATATGTGTAAGACACTTCGAAATTTTTACTATCGGCATTCTTTTCTTCTCGGAAATAAAAGAGCCAAGTATAACATATTGCCTTAATATCTAGGCAGAATACATAGTTTGTCTTCTGAGTTTGAGGCCATATTTCTTTGACACACATTTCCATCTTACACATCAAACCTTATTTTTAAGTATCTCTTTTTACTGGCAAAAGTGAACATGAAGCTGCAAATATTGCTGTATATACCAATATTTTGCATTCACTGGACAGATTTATTAGTCAATATGACAAAATGAATAAAGTGGAAGCTGATCATGCTTGAGTAAATTAAAAGGACAGCGTTTGAAATGTTATCTCCCATGTTTTTAGATATTAATTGCAGCTATGTATATTCAACAGAAATTGACAACTGGCCAAACCGAAGAATAGAAGACCAGGTTATGACTAAATCCAAGAAACATTTAATTGGTAACAACAAGAATGCCTGTAAAAAGATTGAGACTACTCACCTAGTCACCACAAGTATTCCTAAAAAAATGaatcaaaaatccaattttgacCATGGGACAAATTGGTTCAATCTGATATATTCCTATTGCTCCACTATGTGTTGTGGCTTTCAGATTTTTTTAATTGCTAAGTATGGTGCAACATGAGCTTATTTATGAGCGCATGCATTCATGCATTCATTAACTTGTGGTTCTTTAAACATGTGGCTTATTTTGAGTCCTTGACTAGTCTTCTTTATTTAACCATCCAGTATCTAGTACTTATTGATCCGACTAATTCAAATTTGTATTGTATAAGCCAATTAATTAAAGGAAGCTCTAGAAACTGTCAGCCACTATGAACTAGAGAGAATGTGGATAATTTGTTGGTGAAATTACACTAATTTTAACTTGTCAATCAATGATTGAAATAAGGGCTCTGACTTTTGGTGTGTAATGTATTTAGGAAAAAATTGAACTAGAATTGAAACAAAGCACCGTGGATGAGTCCGAAACTTTGCCAAATGATGTTATTGGTAAGGTGTTGGGAAAAGAGCACTCTGGAAGGGTAAGGTGCTTAGAATTGGGAGTTGTTCCTGGCAGAGCTTTTAGACAAACAAGACCTCGTTATAGTGATTTGAATGCTTCAAGTTATAATAATGGTTCGTGTTCTTCCCAATGTCAAGAGAAGTACAATCAAATGTTGAATGCCCACAATCAAAGCCAAGATAACTACAAAGAAATGATGAATGTTAACACTCAAATGATGAGTGCTAACACTCAAATGATGAATGCTTTTAAGGTGTATATGATAATTAAAGAAGGGAAGATACCTGAAGAATTTGCAGGGATATTTGTTTCTGTTCCTCGTTCAACGGTAAGAATAGTTCATAACTTTCTTATTTAATTTCGTAAAGTATAATTAATCAATTCAAGTATTATTAGTTAGGATATTGTTGAGGTACTTTTTgttaaatatattttcttttgattGTTTTGTAGCCAAGTGATGTGGCTAGCGGATCCATTGCACCCATGGATATAAGAAGATCATCCGATGAAAGTAATCCTAACAACAACCTTTGAAGTTGCTTTCAAATGTATTAGATAATTAAGTATCGTACTTGATTGAATGGTCATAGTAGATCTTTTGTCCATAATGGTTGGACTGGATGTTTTGTTTAATGTTAGTTTTAAGACTAATTATAATATTGATGTTTAGTTAGGACTGTGTTTAAAACAAAATTTTGAGACTAATGATAATTTACTTTAATGTGGACTCACTACATTTCCCTCTTACCATAAAGCAAAGATCGATTTATCTTTTTAATATTCCAGTAGTTGGGAAACTTGcctttattaattgttaaaagaaaattatAATTGAAATTGGAATAGTTATGTAGTAACGTTGCAGAACAAAATTGAATAGCGGAGGTTATAACTGCCGCTGTTCAACCTATAATAATAATTGTGTTATAAAGTTTGCGAAGGTTAAATAAAGAAATTGCGGGGGTTCAGACCTCCGCTATTTTATAATGTCACAGCGCCAAACTACCAAAGTGCGGAGGTTATACCCGCCGCTATATAATAACGACGGTCTGTCAAAACCCCCCCACAAATTGGTTGCGGCGAACAATATTGCAGGGGTTTTGGAGATCGCCGTAAAAGTATATTGCGGACGTTACTGACCGCCGCAATATGTAAATAAAACCTCCGCAAAGTGAGCATTTTTTTGTAGTGATAGTTGTCCGTGAGTTGGAGCAGTTTCGATTTGTTCATtcggagactcgaggtagatctgctggtgtCTGCataccttgaagtccccttctattTTACTTATTTCACTAATTCTTTTCTTTCGAATAGTTGTATTTCTTTCggactttatttgtagtaaatTCTAGAAGCTCGTAacttgtgactccagatccgaATCGTAGTAGATATTTATGAGTAATTATGTTATTTCACACTCAGCTTTAATTCATTTTGACTTAATCAACTTTATTTATTGAAATTGAATGAAAATTGACTTAACGGTTTTCTAACgctggcttgcctagcgagtgaaATGTTAGACGCCATCACGGTCCCAAAGGTggaaatttcgggtcgtgacaagtacaATTGGAAGTTGAAAAAAGGATGGAGGACATCTTTAAGGTTTAACAATGAAGTACATAATTGCTTAGGGAATTCATAGATAGATTCCAGGGGGAGAGGATGATGTTGCCTCCAGTACCTGATAATTGGACAGCTATGGCAATCACGAGCAACTTGAACGAGAAAAGTTCAAAAACTACGAGGAAATTGAAGGAAAGTTTGTGAGAATTTCCTGCAACAACTTGGAACGGTATGTACAATAGATAGAGTACGAAGCtgcggatagaagaagatacaGTCGTACCTCCAAAGGCAGAAGAAAGATCAGGTTTGAGACGCTCAGAATCGGAAAGGAGGTatggtaaaaataggtacgagccatACATGGGAACTAAGAGACGAGATTCTCGTTCTAAATGGGAGAATCCACGATTTTATCCAAGATCAAGGCAAAAAGATGCAAGCTCTTCATCTAGATTAAAAAAGGACGAGATACCCGAAACAATTATTCTGATACGCAAGCAAGAATAGGGGATTACAGCTTTAACGTTAGCACCTCTAAATTAGTGGTTGTTTTAAGAGGTATGGGAGATAAGGTGTGATGGACGAAAGACATCTAGTCAGATTCGAAAAAAGAAACCTAGATTTTttgtgcgagtttcataatgattATGGCCATAGAACAGCAGATTGCAGGCTTTTGCAAGGAGAGGTCGAACTTTTGTTGCAAGGTTATCTTACTGATTTGTTTAGTGAGAAAGGAAGACAATCATAcatgaagaacaaataggaaccCCCAAAGCCTCCATTACTAAAAAGAACAGTTAACGTCATATCTGGAGGAGATGAGGTTAATGGAGTGTCATATACAGCCGCAAAAAGATGCCAAAGGTCACTGTCACTCACCGGAAGCGTGTTTGCCATGTCTTGGATAGCGACATTATAACATTCGACAATGAAGATGTGGATGGCTTGATGATTCCCTACAGCGATGCATTAATAATATCTTTGcgtgtacatgatactaatgtaaaacgacttttgattgatctaggtagctcagTAAATATCATTTTACCGAGGGTGGTGAATGAAGTGCAAGCTAATGATAAGGTCATACCAAAAGCACGAACCTTGTCTAGGTTTTATAATTCAAGCGTAGTTACGAAAGAGGACATTGTACTTACCACATTTGCAGAAGGGGTCATCAAGGATACAAAATTCCATGTGATAGATGCGTatatggcctacaatatgattcTAGGAAAGCCATGGATtcatgatatggatgttgtcccatccACTTTGCATCAAGTCATCAAATTTCCTTCACAGTAGGGAATCCGTCGAATCTGTATTGACCAACAAGCTTCACGAAGTATTAACTCGGTGGTGTTTGCAAGCATAAGAACCAACAGTTTAGATGTGGAATAGAAATTACAGAATTTAGTTGAGGATACTGCTATTAAAATCTCAACTGAAGTCACACTACGGCAAATTGATGTTGACTTGAGACCCGATGTGATTCAACAACTTGAGGAAAATGAGAACATTAAAACAACCACCGAGGAGCTTGAAGTCGTAATATTATTTGACCACTGTCCACACAAGAAAGTTTACATCAGAGCAAATTTGAGCCTTAATATGAAAGGTAATTAATTGAAATTTTACGTGCTAACACAGATTACTTTGCTTGTTGCACTCAAATATGACAGGTATGCCACCGaaggtgatgactcataaactgAATGATGATCCATTATACCCTCTTgtcaaacaaaataaaaggaaGCAAGGATCTTTCAAAAATCAAGTGATCCAGGATGAGGTACAAAAGCTTTTGAAAATTGATTCAATACAAGAGGTAAAATACCTGGATTGGTTAGCTAGTAACGTTGTGGTTCCAAAAAAGAATGGAAAATGGCGAGTTTGCGTAGACTATACTAATTTAAATAAGGCATGTCCTAAAGATTCATTtcctttaccgcatatagatcaactaattgattctACCATGGGTCATGAATTTTTAAGCTTTTTAGATGTGTACTTAGGTTATAACCAAATAAAAATGGACCCTCTAAATGAAAAAGAAACTTCATTTATCACAaacagggggacttattgttataaagtcatgccatttggcttgaaaaaTGCCGGAGCCACATATCAAAGATTGGTGACAAATAACATCTGGAAAAAACCATGGAAGTCTACATAGACGATATGTTAGTCAAGTCAACATAGGCGGGAGATCATTTAAAACACTTCTAACACACCTTTGAAACTCTCCACAAGTATAATATGAAGCTAAATCCGAAAAAATGTGCTTTGGCGTGGCTTCAAGtaagtttttaggttttcttatttctaacatggtattgaagaaaatcctACACAGATCAAAGCTATTGAGGAAATACTAGATATACTCACGAGCAAGAAAGAAGTGCAGAGATTAACAGGCAGGATAGCAGCTCTGGGAAGGTTTATATCAAAGTCGTCGGAAAAAagttttaaattcttttcagtaTTGAAAAAGCAGAATTAATTTGAATGGACTGATAAGTGACAACAAGCTCTCGAAGACCTAAAGTCATATCTATCGAATTCGCCTTTGTTGGCCAAACCAAAAGACGATGAAAGATTGCTCATTTACCTATTTCTGTTATAACTGCTTTCCCCCTAAGGAATATATTGAATAAACAGGAATTGTCAGGTAGattagctaagtgggcaatatAACTCGGGGAGTATGATATCATTTATGGTTACATGACAGAATTCAagatatatatttaaaaaaaaaaagaagaaaacttacgtgcaaagttccatttTTCTGGAAAAGGCATGTTTTCTTCACCCACTAGTGGGGGCAACAACAAAACGGAGTACCAACCACGGTTTCGGTCATCCTGGGGGCTAACTAACACTCTTTTACTTCTAGCCACAAGGGAAAATATTCCTTCACGAAACAACTTGGGGGAGTAAAGATGAAGTAAGTGACGAAAGGTAAAAGGAACAGAGACCAAATCTGATAAATAACGAAGGCATGCTATCACCCTCCACACGATGGGACCAATCTGGCCAAGACACACATTAACATAACGAAAAAACTCGATGATCACTGGATCAATGGGAGgcttaaaccctaaagtgaaagggtaGGTATAAGCAAAAGAAAACCTGGCATGGTAAGAGGTGATTCTTTGACTAACACAAGGGATTAAAACTGGAAAATCTGATTTCCAATGACATTTTTGTCGAACTAAGGAAAGAAAGACAAGAGTGATTAAACTTGGGTACAGTTTAGCAGGGTTAAGGGAAGCTATAGAGGAGACTTGATTCCTTATGGTCTCACGATCTAACACAAAAGAAAATTCTTGAGGAACAATCTCAGCAACCGTAGGCTCTTGCATAGGTTCATTCAGGTCCTTATTTCTAGAAGAGTATTTAGGGGTCAGAGGATCCCTAGGTTTGGAAGAAGATGGGCTGGCAGAACCACGAGTATATAATGAACCAAGGCTATGAAATCTACCACCTCTCCTACTTCTAGTAGAGGCAGCAGAAGGAGCAAGCTCGTTGACAATCACAACTTTGCGAGGGTCTGGTGTTGATGAAGACATGTTTAACAAAGGAAATACAGAGAAAAGGTACCGAGAAGCACTAAGATAATGGATACAAATGCAAGAAGGTTTCAAGAAATCAAAAGTATGAAGTATTTATATGGAGATACGACATCATTAAAAATTGGTCATTTTGAAGCGTCATAATGGAACCATCACTTCGTGACTGACGCAGCCGCAAAAAAACCTTAAAAAGCACTGAGAAACTACAAATCCAATCATAAGAAGCCATGTGGTATGGACATTAAATGAATGTGACATACGTCGCATCGATTTTGAAGGAGGAATAATGATACTCGAGAAACGACGGCAAAGAATTTCTGTCATAAAAACTTACTACTTTCCGAATATTCAGTTGAGAATATTcagaaagtggggggactatctgtattggtggAAAAAAGACATGGCACATGGGCTATCAACAAGCTGACAGGGCATGGTACGTGAAACATCGATGTAAGGACAAGTGGCATTCTTAATTAGACGAATTAAAGAGTGCAGAAAAAGGCAAGGAAGAAACATCCACGGGGTTATATAGAGGAAAAATCTAAGCCTGATAGCTGTAAAAGGAGAAACAGGAGCCGAATGAATAAAGGTTGCAAAGAAGAGAAGATACACGAACCTGATGTAATTAAGGAAGGAATATCAGtacagttgtaagcacgtgatttttgccctatgaaagaattactcccaaaaaattcaaaataaaacgattttccttggtgtgcaattttgagaatttttgtgacatttttggataattatttgtatttgtctgtgcatgtttatttgttatattaataaaaaaatacaaaaatatgtcgcattttgcatgtaggatttaattctacaattgttagtaattaagtttgttttacaaaaattgaaaattacaaaaataggcatcttttgcatttttagcatttaatgtccaaatgtacaattttatgcttaattattacttaattgtgcgttaattgttattgggagttaatttgcgcttttataacttaataataatttaagaatttttagaatttagttttagaaaaataaaagaagaaaaaagagcaaaaatataaagaaaatcggaattgggctcttcttcaaattcaagccacaagtccaaaaaaatacccaaccttccccatgacccggaccatttcaaaccgggtcgacccagtccataacccaaatacccaacacccccctatcttacacaaaacaaaacaaaaaaaccaaaaaaccctaaaaaaccaaaacctaaaacactacccatccgccacccccctctttttctttcttcttcttcaagctccaaacaagccatccatggctgccccgcCACCCCTGCTGCTTCGTCTTCATCGCACCACCATCCGTCGAGCTCCAGCCATCGACGACGAACAGCTCCGTCGACCACTTGAAGCAGCCCGTCAACGAACATCGTCGCCGCGTCTCAAGAAGCCATCGCTGCTGCTTCACCTTCTCAAACGACCCCTCCAGCAAACCCAAACAACCACAGTCCTCACGTCCACCACGACCATGTTGGACGACCACCTGAACTTCCAGCCCGTCGTTGCTGACCATGGACGAGTTGCAAGCTCGTCGCTGTTGCTTCTTCTGCTCCGCCACCACTGTTGCTACGTCTTTTTCTCCtcgcttgctgctactgctttgTGCTGCTGCTAACTGCttcgtgctgctgctgctgctccatCACGCTGCCactacttcatcttcttcagtcgTTTCCCAGCAGCTCTATCACGTCCAAACAAATCCCATGGTTGTTGGTCGATGCCCCTAGCGCCTCCCTTCTGCTGCGGTGTTGCTGCCACGACGAGCAGTTGTTTCGCTTCAGCTGTTTTGCTGCCACCATTTCATTTATTCGAGCTTCCGTCGAGGTCGTCGTTTGTTGTTTTGAGGTCGTCAAGGTTAAAGGGAAGGTGAGTTTGTCGTTGAATTCAAGATCCAttaggtcgttggcagtcttggtgCGATAATCGCTTCCGGACGGATTTGTTTTCATTCAAGTTCTTCGTCgatccgatccggttagttggtatAAGTTTCGTTTCtatccgtaatttgtttgatatttttcggatttgaaatcaaatatgtttgatattaatttcatgttcatcgtttttttttccagtttgttttcattcatttttcttgtttatttttaggtagaaattgattagcttaattataatgttgctagatttaagttgaagattcaattaattatttttcagtttgttttattaatttaaaaggatttaattttaatatagaagagtgttagtttaaatcgcttgaatccgttgtttgttgtttaaaatagatttaattcgtgttcattttgtttgaagttcgttttttcagtaatttaatgtgcagttatgttttggtttttttttttgattcaatgtatctttgttataattttgttggatttaatttaaaaagatcaattgattatttgaagtataatgatttgaatatgtttatttgttttgtttaagcttaattcgagtttatttcgaatttgaataaaacttgcttgttattgttgttgaatcttttcatttatgtccatactttgtttgattattcttgaatccgaaattagtataagtttgatttcttgtttgttgtttatcatttctgattatttcttcagtttgtttcatgatcttgtttagttttaatatagaaattgttggttgtaatgttgttagatttaattttaagttcaaatgattattgaatttagaaatctgaatatacttgtttgttgttgttgttgttgaatctaaaaagtaggtttgtttgttgttaaaaaatattgttcaatcaaaataattttagttgtttctttgttgttcatcatttagtttgaatttgttgttgaaaattgtttagaaattggtcatatttgctgtattttggttgaaattgattaggtgaattggttatagctgatgagggtagtttggtaatttgcagtacgttcaggggtaaaatggtaattttagtaaggtcaaaggggtatttttggaattaaaattctgaacaattatttattttgagtgctttgtcaattaggattaaaataatattaaaataatcaataatgggggacaagatataatggtggggaataaaaaaattgtttaatataagcatgggggacaaaatataatggggtatttgtttaatgtagtgggggacaaaacattacgtagtgggattaaaagggggttgagtgggaagatagtgggttttatgtttaaaaaatgctgaaagatggggataaatagagagacttgatcagatttttaaaagaagaaggagagatagagaaaaaagagagCTGGATAttaaagagagaaaaattccgaaaatactaagactccaaaaataaaaagaaaaacattctggaaattcaaaagaagaatagtatacactcgatatacaatttaaatattctgatatacggattcagaaattaagggttgaacattaattagtctttcaaatctgaaaagattcctttggcttctgtccgttgattgttgtcggtgtttctggatttttatcttgattttaaaatctgtcaatggtttctcgttgctggttgttactggttgttggggttgctgttgttgtatgctactgaatttctgctgatctcccttttcttttgcttccaatatcaggtacacgactgtaacactagctattgcaagctaataatgtggaagcatgaatacatatgaagaattgaattttgaagttttaatgtcgcttttctttgttccttttattgattgtatttaggctattttcatgtattactgaataataattggaataagagaaaataacataagttagtctttaatgaatcgatTTGGCAAAATGGGTtagttcactagttatgaaggttttaagattatcaacagtaggttaatcgtgaacaagtagctaaatttagctaaggtatgaatttaaactgaatttcgcgaattaggcattaaggcatgatttgagttcaaacaagattagaagaacgtttaagtttaataaactttctaataagcattagtaattatggttaaatctagtttcaaatggttgtgaataattaatctcaatagtttttttcataacaatgcgagttttaatctagctatatt from Nicotiana sylvestris chromosome 12, ASM39365v2, whole genome shotgun sequence encodes the following:
- the LOC104226162 gene encoding uncharacterized protein isoform X1, with the protein product MCMQMAETGQKSGRGQLYLATHRNEDGSYVNEAAKEICEKIELELKQSTVDESETLPNDVIGKVLGKEHSGRVRCLELGVVPGRAFRQTRPRYSDLNASSYNNGSCSSQCQEKYNQMLNAHNQSQDNYKEMMNVNTQMMSANTQMMNAFKVYMIIKEGKIPEEFAGIFVSVPRSTPSDVASGSIAPMDIRRSSDESNPNNNL
- the LOC104226162 gene encoding uncharacterized protein isoform X2, whose product is MMAETGQKSGRGQLYLATHRNEDGSYVNEAAKEICEKIELELKQSTVDESETLPNDVIGKVLGKEHSGRVRCLELGVVPGRAFRQTRPRYSDLNASSYNNGSCSSQCQEKYNQMLNAHNQSQDNYKEMMNVNTQMMSANTQMMNAFKVYMIIKEGKIPEEFAGIFVSVPRSTPSDVASGSIAPMDIRRSSDESNPNNNL
- the LOC138883360 gene encoding uncharacterized protein, yielding MPKVTVTHRKRVCHVLDSDIITFDNEDVDGLMIPYSDALIISLRVHDTNVKRLLIDLGSSVNIILPRVVNEVQANDKVIPKARTLSRFYNSSVVTKEDIVLTTFAEGVIKDTKFHVIDAYMAYNMILGKPWIHDMDVVPSTLHQKLQNLVEDTAIKISTEVTLRQIDVDLRPDVIQQLEENENIKTTTEELEVVILFDHCPHKKVYIRANLSLNMKGMPPKVMTHKLNDDPLYPLVKQNKRKQGSFKNQVIQDEVQKLLKIDSIQEIKAIEEILDILTSKKEVQRLTGRIAALGRFISKSSEKSFKFFSVLKKQN
- the LOC104226162 gene encoding uncharacterized protein isoform X3 → MAETGQKSGRGQLYLATHRNEDGSYVNEAAKEICEKIELELKQSTVDESETLPNDVIGKVLGKEHSGRVRCLELGVVPGRAFRQTRPRYSDLNASSYNNGSCSSQCQEKYNQMLNAHNQSQDNYKEMMNVNTQMMSANTQMMNAFKVYMIIKEGKIPEEFAGIFVSVPRSTPSDVASGSIAPMDIRRSSDESNPNNNL